In Thermospira aquatica, the following proteins share a genomic window:
- the flgB gene encoding flagellar basal body rod protein FlgB, protein MLFGTNSDFGKKMEIFRMSLQATSLRRQVIADNIANADTPFFKRAEVTFESQLKRALDSERKESFPALLTDKRHMAFEEYIDYRGVKPQIRIEYDSNYRNDKNNVDIDKEMTDATKNAMQYNALLEAYSRNIRILDTVMR, encoded by the coding sequence ATGCTTTTTGGGACAAACAGTGATTTTGGCAAGAAGATGGAGATCTTCCGGATGAGTTTACAGGCGACATCGCTTAGGCGACAGGTTATAGCAGACAACATCGCCAACGCCGATACCCCATTTTTCAAACGGGCTGAGGTGACATTTGAGTCCCAGCTCAAGCGTGCTCTTGATTCGGAGAGAAAAGAATCTTTTCCAGCTCTTCTTACTGACAAACGGCACATGGCTTTTGAGGAATATATTGATTATCGTGGTGTCAAACCCCAGATACGTATCGAATACGACTCCAACTATCGTAATGATAAAAACAATGTTGATATTGACAAAGAGATGACCGATGCAACAAAAAATGCCATGCAATACAACGCTCTTCTAGAGGCGTATTCAAGAAATATTCGGATCCTTGATACGGTGATGAGGTAG
- a CDS encoding STAS domain-containing protein, whose translation MLEQFFEKDGVVVVRLKGHLSAENLSPAVKFVEKKLSEGRFLFIFDLSEVSWMGSMALGLLASVIREALVHNTRVRLVGPSPQIISLLEDTSLLPLCHVYATLDEAFLSFR comes from the coding sequence ATGTTAGAACAGTTTTTTGAAAAAGATGGAGTTGTTGTGGTTCGACTCAAAGGGCATCTCTCCGCTGAAAATCTTTCACCAGCTGTGAAATTCGTAGAAAAAAAATTGTCAGAAGGGCGGTTTCTTTTTATTTTTGATCTCTCTGAAGTAAGCTGGATGGGCTCTATGGCTCTGGGACTGCTTGCTTCCGTTATTCGAGAGGCCCTTGTTCACAATACAAGAGTTCGCCTGGTAGGACCATCTCCACAAATAATTTCACTTCTCGAAGACACCTCTCTTCTGCCTCTCTGTCATGTCTATGCCACTCTGGATGAGGCATTTCTCTCTTTTCGGTAA
- a CDS encoding CinA family protein translates to MGNGEKNLWKNIVHLCTTQEKTIASAESCTGGWVGKVITDIPGSSRVFLGGIIAYANDIKTKLLSVPATTIARYGAVSFETCEAMLQGVFTLFSPSYAIAITGIAGPGGGSADKPVGTVYIGVGTKANYTIYQCLFSGNRKQIRTQSVGFAGKALLSLLTDASSIIPQKNIQNTLSRKYTEETL, encoded by the coding sequence ATGGGTAACGGAGAGAAAAACCTCTGGAAAAATATCGTTCACCTGTGCACCACACAAGAAAAAACCATCGCATCTGCGGAATCGTGTACCGGCGGCTGGGTAGGCAAAGTCATCACCGATATCCCGGGAAGCTCTCGAGTCTTTCTCGGGGGAATCATTGCTTACGCCAATGACATCAAAACAAAACTCCTCTCTGTCCCGGCTACAACCATTGCCAGGTATGGAGCGGTCAGTTTTGAAACCTGTGAAGCCATGCTCCAGGGTGTGTTTACCCTGTTTTCCCCTTCTTACGCCATAGCCATTACAGGTATTGCCGGTCCAGGAGGCGGAAGTGCTGACAAACCTGTTGGTACAGTATATATCGGGGTAGGCACAAAAGCAAACTACACCATTTATCAATGCCTTTTTTCAGGAAACCGAAAACAGATAAGAACTCAAAGTGTTGGGTTTGCTGGAAAGGCACTCCTCTCTCTCCTTACCGATGCGTCTTCTATCATCCCCCAAAAAAACATTCAAAACACACTTTCACGAAAATATACGGAGGAAACACTATGA
- the fliI gene encoding flagellar protein export ATPase FliI: MKAVYSSPSLPEAFLDEEILPNREDVYFKYEQAVERVVPVKTIGRVTNVVGLTIEATGPFGAIGDVCWVETEQGQKVMAEIAGFRDKKTIIMPLGELRGISPGMRVVNTRRKLEVPVGNEVLGRILGGDGEPIDGKGQIQVPLMYPVDRQPPSAYQRKRITEVMVTGIRAIDGLLTVGKGQRVGIFSGSGVGKSTLLGMIARNTLADVNVIALIGERGREVREFIERDLGEEGLKRSVVVVVTSDEPPMRRIRGAYVATAIAEYFRDQGFDVMFMMDSATRFAMAQREVGLAVGEVPATKGYTPSVFSLLPRLMERTGTSDKGSITAFYTVLVEGDDVNEPISDTVRGILDGHIVLSRQLAQKNHYPAIDVLASVSRLMVDVASEEHKLLAAKVKELLATYREAEDLIRIGAYVRGSDPKIDEALLRISAIEAFVKQGIFEKVSFDETMFQLQRILVEGRKVRTPGMPRP, from the coding sequence ATGAAAGCGGTGTATTCTTCTCCTTCTTTGCCAGAAGCTTTTCTTGATGAGGAGATTCTTCCAAATCGAGAGGATGTCTATTTTAAGTATGAGCAGGCAGTTGAACGCGTAGTTCCTGTCAAAACGATTGGACGTGTAACCAATGTGGTTGGATTAACCATTGAAGCTACAGGACCTTTTGGGGCTATTGGAGATGTGTGCTGGGTAGAGACAGAGCAGGGACAAAAGGTGATGGCTGAGATTGCGGGTTTTCGGGACAAAAAGACTATAATCATGCCTCTGGGGGAACTAAGAGGTATTTCGCCTGGAATGAGGGTTGTAAATACCCGTCGAAAACTTGAGGTTCCTGTGGGAAATGAGGTTCTGGGAAGAATCTTGGGAGGGGATGGAGAACCGATTGACGGCAAAGGTCAGATTCAGGTTCCACTCATGTATCCTGTTGATCGGCAACCCCCAAGTGCGTATCAAAGAAAAAGAATTACCGAGGTAATGGTAACAGGAATTCGGGCGATTGATGGGCTTTTAACCGTGGGCAAAGGACAGCGTGTGGGTATTTTTTCAGGGAGTGGTGTAGGTAAGTCGACCCTCCTTGGTATGATTGCCCGTAATACCCTTGCTGATGTGAATGTGATTGCTCTCATTGGAGAACGAGGCCGTGAGGTGAGGGAGTTTATTGAGAGGGATCTTGGTGAAGAGGGACTCAAACGCTCGGTTGTGGTTGTGGTTACTTCTGATGAACCTCCCATGCGCCGTATACGTGGTGCCTATGTTGCAACAGCTATAGCGGAGTATTTCCGTGACCAGGGTTTTGATGTGATGTTCATGATGGATTCAGCGACTCGTTTTGCTATGGCTCAGAGAGAGGTTGGGCTTGCAGTGGGAGAGGTGCCGGCGACGAAGGGATATACTCCCAGTGTTTTTTCTCTCCTGCCACGTTTAATGGAGCGGACGGGAACATCAGACAAAGGAAGCATTACAGCGTTTTATACCGTGCTTGTTGAAGGTGATGATGTCAATGAACCTATATCGGATACGGTAAGGGGTATTCTCGATGGTCATATTGTGCTTTCTCGTCAGCTTGCTCAAAAGAATCATTATCCTGCTATTGATGTTTTGGCAAGCGTGAGTCGTTTGATGGTGGACGTTGCCTCAGAAGAACACAAGCTTCTGGCAGCGAAGGTAAAAGAGCTTCTTGCAACTTATCGAGAGGCAGAGGATCTCATCAGGATTGGGGCTTATGTGCGCGGCAGTGATCCAAAAATTGATGAGGCTTTACTCAGGATTTCCGCTATTGAAGCCTTTGTGAAACAGGGGATTTTTGAGAAGGTGTCTTTTGATGAGACTATGTTCCAGCTTCAGCGTATCTTAGTGGAGGGGAGAAAAGTACGAACTCCGGGGATGCCTCGACCATAA
- a CDS encoding rod shape-determining protein, with amino-acid sequence MNLVKAIADAFVNDIAIDLGTANTLIYVKGKGVVINEPSVVAVQTGTGLVRAVGNEAKNMLGKTPGDIIVIRPMREGVIADFDVVGKMLKYFINKAQVTRKLVHPRVVISVPSGVTEVERRAVRESALQAGAAKVHLVEAPRAAALGANIPIEEPAGHMVIDIGGGTTEIAVLSLGGIVVSNSIRVGGDKFDEAIMAHLKKYHNLIIGEKTAEDIKIKIGSAYPLKNVESMEIKGRDAVSGLPRILKIDSVEVREALQDMVNKILETVRQTLDQTPPELASDILERGIVMAGGGSLLRGLPKFIAKNTGVPVFLADDPLVCDVIGAGKFLENIKKYETQFNL; translated from the coding sequence ATGAATCTAGTGAAAGCTATTGCAGATGCCTTTGTGAATGATATCGCGATTGACCTTGGAACAGCAAATACGTTGATCTATGTAAAAGGTAAGGGGGTTGTGATTAATGAGCCTTCTGTTGTGGCTGTTCAGACCGGAACAGGCTTGGTTCGTGCCGTAGGTAATGAAGCAAAAAATATGCTCGGAAAAACCCCCGGTGATATTATTGTGATCCGTCCTATGCGAGAAGGGGTGATTGCTGATTTTGATGTTGTTGGAAAGATGCTTAAATATTTTATCAACAAGGCTCAGGTAACACGAAAACTTGTTCATCCCCGCGTAGTTATTAGTGTTCCTTCAGGTGTGACGGAGGTAGAGAGGCGTGCTGTGCGAGAGTCTGCTCTTCAGGCTGGTGCAGCCAAGGTTCATCTTGTGGAGGCTCCCCGTGCAGCGGCTCTGGGGGCAAATATTCCTATTGAGGAACCTGCGGGACATATGGTGATTGATATTGGGGGTGGAACCACAGAGATCGCTGTCCTTTCTCTGGGTGGGATTGTGGTGAGTAACTCGATTCGTGTTGGTGGAGACAAGTTTGATGAGGCGATCATGGCCCATCTCAAGAAGTATCACAACCTCATCATCGGTGAAAAGACCGCAGAAGATATCAAAATCAAAATAGGAAGCGCCTATCCCCTCAAAAATGTTGAATCAATGGAAATCAAGGGACGGGATGCAGTGAGTGGTCTGCCTCGAATCTTGAAGATTGATAGTGTTGAGGTACGAGAAGCTCTTCAGGACATGGTAAACAAGATTCTCGAGACGGTACGTCAAACCCTTGACCAGACGCCTCCGGAACTGGCTTCGGATATTCTTGAAAGGGGTATTGTGATGGCTGGTGGTGGATCGCTTCTCCGTGGACTTCCAAAGTTTATAGCGAAAAATACCGGCGTGCCTGTGTTTTTGGCCGATGATCCCCTTGTGTGTGATGTGATTGGTGCAGGAAAGTTTCTTGAGAATATCAAGAAATACGAAACCCAGTTTAATTTGTAA
- the fliH gene encoding flagellar assembly protein FliH, with protein sequence MKDTSLEYRLRILREGQYHIESNRYILEAPRVFKKTREQEIDESLQRIESLKEEIRSLENEINAKIEKSERIAEEIVEKAELEAERIVKEAEKAAFDRIQKSLEDQQRLIDEKRREAEDILNQAREEAEKIRAQAQEEALRIQAEAQKEGFRQGHEQGFAEGKEEIRTMVERLKQVIYATIQEREKILVHSEQQILNLILTMVKKVVKKLTVEEQNVVLNNAKEALALVRGAMRVYIHVNPEDYNFTLQHKEELIRMIEGMPEVKFFENPAVDRGGVLIETDIGEVDATIATQLEELENKIQFYVPARVKSKGVDEVVRTESQESQIKEEKEIVLQ encoded by the coding sequence ATGAAAGACACTTCGCTCGAGTACCGTCTCCGTATACTTCGCGAAGGGCAGTACCACATAGAGTCGAATCGTTATATTCTTGAGGCTCCACGTGTTTTTAAGAAGACGAGAGAACAAGAGATCGATGAGTCTCTCCAGCGTATTGAAAGCCTCAAAGAGGAAATCCGTTCTCTCGAGAACGAGATCAATGCTAAGATCGAGAAAAGTGAACGCATAGCAGAAGAGATTGTGGAAAAGGCAGAACTTGAAGCTGAACGTATCGTGAAAGAGGCAGAAAAAGCCGCTTTTGATCGGATTCAAAAATCTCTTGAGGATCAGCAACGTCTTATTGATGAGAAACGCAGAGAGGCTGAGGATATCTTGAATCAAGCGAGAGAGGAGGCGGAAAAAATTCGTGCTCAAGCACAAGAGGAGGCTCTCCGTATTCAAGCAGAGGCTCAGAAAGAGGGATTTCGCCAGGGACATGAACAGGGTTTTGCTGAAGGAAAAGAAGAAATCAGAACAATGGTAGAACGTTTGAAGCAGGTAATTTATGCTACTATTCAAGAGCGAGAAAAGATTCTTGTCCATAGTGAACAGCAGATTCTTAATCTTATTCTTACAATGGTGAAAAAAGTGGTGAAAAAACTTACCGTTGAGGAACAGAATGTTGTACTCAATAATGCAAAGGAAGCTCTCGCTCTTGTCCGTGGTGCTATGAGAGTTTATATTCACGTCAATCCCGAAGATTACAATTTTACTCTTCAGCATAAAGAAGAGCTTATCCGTATGATTGAAGGTATGCCTGAGGTGAAGTTTTTTGAAAATCCCGCAGTTGATCGTGGTGGGGTACTTATTGAGACGGATATCGGAGAGGTTGATGCTACGATTGCTACTCAGCTGGAGGAACTCGAAAACAAGATACAGTTCTATGTGCCAGCACGTGTGAAGAGTAAGGGGGTAGATGAGGTTGTTCGTACTGAATCACAAGAATCCCAAATCAAAGAAGAAAAAGAGATTGTCCTCCAATGA
- the fliG gene encoding flagellar motor switch protein FliG yields MAVDKALASKKDEWKKQATAGKVTAGKRDKKKPLTGREKAAIFLVSIGPEVSAEIFKHLKEDEVEELTFEIARIDKVDPEDRDAVLMEFQELMMAQDFIINGGVDYAREVLERALGTQKAVDIINRLTSSLQTKPFDFVRRADPAHLINFIQNEHPQTIALILSYLDAQKAASILSALPHEIQADVAKRIATMDRTSPEILREVERVLERRLSTLASEDFTQAGGIDAVVAILNSSDRTTERNIIEALEEDDPDLAEEIKKKMFVFEDIVTLDDRSIQKVLRHVENNDLAKALKAVDAEVQDKVFRNMSKRAAQMLKEDMEYMGPIRLKDVEEAQQKIVNIIRKLEEQGEIVLSRNAEDEIIV; encoded by the coding sequence ATGGCAGTAGATAAGGCTCTCGCGAGCAAAAAAGACGAATGGAAAAAACAAGCCACAGCGGGAAAAGTAACTGCAGGGAAGCGAGATAAAAAGAAACCCTTAACAGGGAGAGAAAAAGCCGCCATCTTTCTTGTTTCCATTGGTCCGGAGGTCTCAGCAGAAATTTTTAAGCACCTCAAGGAAGACGAAGTTGAAGAACTTACCTTTGAGATAGCGCGTATCGACAAAGTTGATCCCGAGGATAGAGATGCCGTCCTGATGGAGTTTCAAGAGCTGATGATGGCTCAAGATTTTATCATCAATGGTGGTGTGGACTATGCACGAGAGGTTTTGGAGAGGGCTCTTGGAACGCAAAAGGCTGTCGATATTATCAACCGTCTCACCTCATCTCTCCAGACCAAGCCATTTGACTTTGTGAGAAGGGCTGATCCAGCACACCTCATCAACTTTATTCAGAACGAGCACCCCCAAACGATAGCCTTGATTCTTTCTTATCTTGATGCTCAAAAGGCAGCAAGCATCTTGAGTGCCCTTCCCCATGAGATCCAGGCCGATGTGGCAAAGCGTATTGCTACGATGGACCGTACTTCACCGGAAATCTTACGAGAAGTTGAGCGAGTGCTGGAAAGGCGCCTTTCAACGCTTGCCAGCGAAGACTTTACCCAGGCTGGTGGTATTGATGCAGTAGTAGCTATTCTCAACAGTTCTGATAGAACCACTGAACGTAATATTATCGAGGCTCTAGAAGAAGACGATCCCGATCTTGCGGAAGAAATTAAGAAGAAAATGTTTGTGTTTGAAGATATTGTTACCCTCGATGATCGTTCTATCCAGAAGGTATTGCGCCATGTAGAAAACAACGATCTTGCCAAGGCATTAAAGGCTGTAGATGCTGAAGTTCAAGACAAAGTATTCCGAAATATGTCTAAAAGAGCTGCACAAATGCTCAAAGAGGATATGGAATACATGGGACCAATACGTCTGAAAGATGTAGAGGAAGCCCAGCAGAAAATTGTTAACATTATTCGCAAACTCGAAGAGCAAGGAGAAATTGTGCTGTCGAGGAATGCCGAGGATGAGATTATTGTATAA
- the flgC gene encoding flagellar basal body rod protein FlgC produces the protein MGMFSVLNISGSGLTAQRLRLDVIANNIANATSTRTTEGGPFQRSRVVLRPINDRLTFKSHLLPDALEPGVGEGVRVLKIEKDEKPPRMVYDPTHPDAIKSGKWKGYVMYPNVNIVEEMVDMISANRSYEANVTMINSARQMFEKALSLGK, from the coding sequence ATGGGAATGTTTAGCGTTTTAAATATCAGTGGCAGCGGATTAACCGCTCAGAGACTCAGGCTTGATGTGATAGCCAACAATATTGCCAACGCCACCTCAACCCGCACGACAGAGGGCGGGCCTTTTCAGCGATCAAGGGTGGTTCTTCGACCGATAAACGATCGCCTCACCTTTAAGTCTCATCTTTTACCGGATGCTCTCGAGCCCGGTGTTGGTGAGGGAGTTCGGGTACTCAAGATTGAAAAAGATGAAAAACCCCCAAGAATGGTTTACGATCCGACCCACCCTGATGCGATCAAATCAGGAAAATGGAAAGGCTATGTCATGTACCCGAATGTCAACATTGTAGAAGAGATGGTGGATATGATTTCCGCCAACCGAAGTTACGAAGCCAATGTAACCATGATTAATTCAGCTCGACAGATGTTTGAAAAGGCACTTTCCCTGGGTAAGTAA
- the fliE gene encoding flagellar hook-basal body complex protein FliE has product MQIYSRLEVAGNQVGMVRTSKQHFDDRGRITQASDDPVAPFAQVLFSAVENVNQLQQNADELEEKMAVSPEEVDVHEVMIASEKARLGITFMKTIVEKAIRAYNDLVTMR; this is encoded by the coding sequence ATGCAGATATATTCGCGTTTGGAAGTGGCTGGCAATCAGGTGGGCATGGTGCGGACGAGCAAGCAACACTTTGATGATAGAGGTCGTATCACCCAGGCTTCCGATGATCCGGTGGCACCTTTTGCCCAGGTTCTCTTCAGTGCTGTAGAGAATGTGAACCAACTCCAGCAGAATGCCGATGAACTTGAGGAGAAGATGGCTGTTTCACCTGAGGAGGTGGATGTGCATGAGGTAATGATTGCCTCTGAGAAGGCACGTTTGGGTATCACTTTTATGAAGACGATTGTAGAAAAAGCTATTCGTGCGTATAATGATCTGGTAACCATGAGATAG
- a CDS encoding alpha-amylase family glycosyl hydrolase encodes MKRILVGLLFPVLMFGASWVNGATFYQIFPLSFYDADGDGKGDLKGITEKLDYLTNLGVTAIWLNPIFLAKDYHGYNTIDYYQIDPRLGNMEDFDRMVAEAHKRGIKVILDLVINHTAIQHPWFVDGVTNQKSPYTNYYVWSKTKLSWPNPTGSTTQPAWNLYSGTNSWRNGQYYYAAFNLNVPDLNLKNPQVVEEVKKIVKFWLDKGVDGFRLDAARYYIEKGEGEQTDTPETIEFIDKLVRYIKSVNPEAYVVAEVFAPMEICAQYYKGEGGLDAVFNFDFGGTGDKAVYPFLLTGRTATLRTALEKYATVAKKGVPSQFFAMFLSNHDTGRLSEKVKQVAKQKLAAVLQFTLPGGAPYVYYGDEIGQLHGSKKSRGGGDSEKRYPLWWSDEEKTGGFSSGGKSWVVIMQPEYYLTNKINIKAYQQDKQSLWYTYQKLITMRKKYPALQSGAFVDLPFEQAKEKGLDSVLTYARVTDNQVVVVIINGSSSKASLKEIVNLPVMKTGQWKYVDGISSQDQTKPVPKNLQESVVKGEWNVTLKGNEFAIMVFEKTK; translated from the coding sequence ATGAAGCGTATTCTTGTGGGGCTGCTTTTTCCTGTTTTGATGTTTGGGGCAAGCTGGGTGAATGGGGCTACGTTTTATCAGATCTTTCCTCTGAGTTTCTATGATGCCGATGGAGATGGGAAAGGCGATCTCAAGGGCATAACAGAAAAGCTGGACTACCTTACCAATCTCGGTGTGACAGCTATCTGGCTTAATCCGATTTTTTTGGCCAAGGACTATCATGGGTATAACACGATTGATTATTACCAGATTGATCCTCGTCTCGGCAATATGGAAGATTTTGACAGAATGGTAGCTGAAGCCCACAAACGAGGGATAAAGGTTATTCTCGATTTGGTGATTAACCATACAGCTATCCAGCATCCCTGGTTTGTAGATGGTGTCACCAATCAAAAGTCGCCTTATACGAACTACTACGTATGGTCGAAGACAAAACTTTCCTGGCCTAATCCAACAGGGAGTACGACCCAGCCGGCGTGGAATCTTTACAGCGGGACAAACTCCTGGAGAAATGGTCAGTATTACTATGCAGCATTTAACCTTAATGTGCCAGATTTAAATCTTAAAAATCCCCAGGTTGTGGAGGAAGTGAAAAAGATAGTAAAGTTCTGGCTGGATAAGGGAGTGGATGGATTCCGCCTGGATGCAGCTCGTTACTACATCGAAAAAGGCGAGGGAGAACAGACAGATACTCCTGAAACCATTGAGTTTATTGACAAACTTGTTCGCTATATCAAGAGTGTGAATCCCGAGGCTTATGTTGTAGCCGAGGTTTTTGCCCCCATGGAAATCTGTGCACAGTACTACAAAGGAGAAGGGGGTTTGGATGCCGTGTTTAACTTTGATTTTGGAGGGACTGGAGATAAAGCAGTGTATCCTTTCCTCTTAACAGGAAGAACAGCAACGCTACGGACGGCTTTAGAAAAGTATGCTACGGTAGCCAAGAAGGGAGTTCCTTCCCAGTTTTTTGCGATGTTTCTCTCTAACCATGATACGGGGAGACTCTCTGAAAAGGTAAAACAGGTTGCCAAGCAAAAATTGGCGGCGGTGCTCCAGTTTACGCTTCCCGGCGGTGCGCCCTACGTGTATTATGGGGATGAGATAGGGCAGCTTCACGGAAGCAAGAAGAGTAGGGGTGGCGGAGACTCAGAAAAACGTTATCCCCTCTGGTGGAGTGATGAAGAAAAGACGGGAGGATTTAGTTCTGGTGGCAAGTCCTGGGTGGTGATAATGCAGCCCGAGTACTATCTGACAAACAAGATAAATATCAAAGCCTATCAGCAGGATAAACAATCCCTCTGGTATACCTACCAGAAGCTTATCACTATGCGAAAAAAGTATCCCGCTCTCCAGAGTGGAGCGTTTGTCGATTTGCCTTTTGAACAGGCAAAGGAAAAGGGGCTCGACTCTGTTCTGACCTATGCTCGGGTGACAGATAACCAGGTGGTTGTGGTCATTATCAACGGAAGTTCATCCAAGGCCTCTCTCAAAGAGATTGTGAATCTCCCGGTGATGAAAACCGGTCAGTGGAAATACGTTGATGGAATCTCCTCCCAGGATCAAACCAAGCCTGTTCCCAAGAATTTACAGGAATCAGTTGTAAAGGGGGAGTGGAATGTGACCTTGAAGGGTAATGAGTTTGCCATAATGGTGTTTGAAAAGACAAAGTAG
- the fliF gene encoding flagellar basal-body MS-ring/collar protein FliF, with amino-acid sequence MPNFGELWKKFLEIFQKLTMVQKIIVGAVILGLVGGLIAISSFSTQSTYSLLYKSPLSPEEYARVTKKLAEWNVKFETKDDKYILVTDEKESRTLRMRLGQEGIIPQNIKGWELFDVQNFTTTDFERNVNLQRALIGEMVKHLKTLSDIEDVSIQISFPKETLYTENDVPVTASVTITPSAYSDIAENKAKVNGIVQLIAKGIPGLKPENIVVVDNRGNVLSDLLVPNDLSDSVRLAREQMKIKERERALLVSRVLNALKRSIPEERLLINADIEFDWTKMKKQAEKIIPIEVRPDNPETPYDESEVMVNVPISEKKTTEDFQGPAYIPEGPAGVENNVPPGLKDKIDRFTHYQKNENIVNYQNSKENVQEEKAPYEIKRISVAVAIDGVWRIIRNDTGDEVITNGGRIAREYIAVSDEEIRSYEAWVKAAVGYDARRRDEVVVRHIPFDHTKEFEAEDAKIRNRIRLRRTLIASIIILFVLFIGTLIYRAIARELERRRRLREEELARQQQAMREAALRAAEEEAATVELSIEEKARMELLENAINVARERPDDVARLIRTWLAEE; translated from the coding sequence ATGCCAAATTTTGGAGAACTGTGGAAAAAGTTTCTTGAGATTTTTCAGAAACTTACCATGGTACAGAAAATTATCGTTGGAGCAGTGATTCTTGGTCTTGTAGGTGGACTCATCGCTATTTCTTCATTTTCTACTCAATCGACGTACTCTCTTCTGTACAAATCACCCTTATCACCTGAAGAGTATGCTCGTGTTACGAAAAAACTTGCGGAATGGAATGTCAAGTTTGAGACAAAGGACGATAAGTATATCCTTGTGACGGATGAAAAGGAGAGTCGTACCCTTCGGATGCGATTGGGACAGGAGGGTATTATTCCGCAGAACATCAAGGGATGGGAGCTTTTTGATGTTCAGAACTTTACAACCACTGATTTTGAAAGGAATGTCAATCTCCAGCGCGCGCTCATAGGAGAGATGGTGAAGCATCTCAAAACCCTCTCTGATATTGAAGATGTAAGCATCCAGATTTCTTTTCCAAAAGAAACCTTATACACGGAAAATGATGTTCCTGTTACCGCTTCGGTCACAATTACCCCCTCCGCGTATTCCGATATTGCTGAGAATAAGGCAAAAGTGAATGGTATTGTCCAACTTATTGCCAAGGGTATTCCTGGACTTAAACCTGAAAATATTGTTGTGGTAGACAACCGTGGAAATGTTCTTTCAGATCTTTTGGTACCGAATGATCTCTCTGACAGTGTTCGTCTGGCCCGTGAGCAAATGAAGATTAAAGAAAGGGAGCGTGCTCTTCTTGTTTCTCGAGTTTTGAATGCTTTGAAGCGTTCTATTCCCGAGGAGAGACTTCTTATCAACGCGGATATAGAGTTTGATTGGACCAAGATGAAAAAACAGGCTGAGAAGATTATCCCTATTGAGGTGAGGCCAGACAATCCTGAGACCCCGTACGATGAATCCGAGGTGATGGTGAATGTTCCCATAAGTGAGAAAAAGACGACAGAGGATTTTCAAGGGCCTGCCTATATTCCAGAAGGACCGGCAGGTGTGGAAAACAATGTTCCTCCCGGCCTCAAGGACAAGATTGACAGGTTTACCCATTACCAGAAAAACGAAAACATTGTCAACTATCAGAATAGTAAAGAGAATGTTCAGGAAGAAAAGGCTCCCTACGAGATTAAACGAATCTCTGTGGCTGTGGCTATTGATGGTGTCTGGAGAATTATCCGTAATGACACAGGAGATGAAGTAATCACCAACGGAGGTCGGATTGCTCGGGAATATATCGCGGTCAGTGATGAAGAAATTCGTAGTTATGAAGCGTGGGTAAAGGCCGCCGTGGGTTATGATGCTCGACGACGAGATGAGGTTGTGGTACGACATATTCCTTTTGATCATACCAAGGAGTTTGAGGCCGAAGACGCCAAGATTCGTAACAGAATTAGACTGCGCCGAACACTGATAGCTTCTATCATTATTTTGTTTGTATTGTTTATAGGAACGTTGATCTATCGTGCCATTGCAAGAGAACTCGAGCGACGTCGAAGACTCCGCGAGGAGGAGCTCGCACGGCAACAGCAGGCTATGCGTGAAGCAGCTCTGCGTGCCGCAGAAGAAGAGGCTGCTACGGTGGAGCTTTCTATTGAAGAAAAAGCCCGTATGGAACTCCTTGAGAATGCGATTAATGTGGCCCGTGAACGACCGGATGATGTGGCACGTCTGATTCGAACCTGGCTGGCAGAAGAATAA